From the genome of Asterias amurensis chromosome 17, ASM3211899v1, one region includes:
- the LOC139949756 gene encoding uncharacterized protein has product MASNITAESVLTKISQDHLECPICGGRFKQPKLLECSHSFCLECLQKLRQNSPSTTMLSCPVCRQETLTIENGIDDLKTDFKSISLIEAIETQEARLKQQQGKQVPSQEFVSKCSKHTGKDLILYCETCKKLICSTCIAKDHRTHPVIELSEASDKSKQHATELLAELRQRIKTFNNAIQEIDMSRKTLDSMFAATKEKITKKADEEIAKVAAGIRAEKQKLMQEAEQIYEDRVKTMETARATNSKEINKAEHKQDEVNQLMDQRIKIVHHIEQLLQELKEYREKKSTKVTDGLIYMDFKEDQNSLGRLVLKDDQVESTNSAQARKPPFQSMKHFKQDKWTLQQEINKYMKQQMVEISARDVAAYSNSDIVVADWNNTSLITIPAESNPQSYVVSQKLSIQGITKPISLAVNKNDELIVLYDETVKIFSRNYQLLHQFNPGSKPSCIAVDDNNLIAVGYLVNGKISLHKPDGSLIRRLSAPRIGGYLTNHQQQLIYTTTNRKVNKLVSVTYYGGMVFSVDINQSGWPYGVCCDKDGSIYVAVQRDPFSSSGNIHHYSPDGKYIGCIIKDCACPLGLTFAPAGDLVVATNSSVQIYQHE; this is encoded by the coding sequence ATGGCATCAAATATAACAGCTGAGTCAGTGCTAACAAAGATAAGTCAGGATCATCTTGAATGTCCAATTTGCGGTGGACGCTTCAAGCAACCCAAACTACTGGAATGTTCTCATTCATTTTGTCTTGAATGCCTTCAAAAACTCAGACAGAATAGTCCAAGTACTACAATGCTTTCATGTCCAGTGTGTAGGCAGGAAACTCTAACAATTGAAAATGGCATTGATGACCTGAAAACAGATTTTAAATCCATTTCCCTGATAGAAGCAATTGAAACACAGGAAGCCCGACTGAAACAGCAGCAAGGAAAACAAGTACCCAGTCAGGAGTTTGTTTCCAAGTGTAGCAAGCATACTGGCAAGGATCTTATCCTGTATTGTGAAACATGCAAGAAACTGATATGTTCAACTTGCATTGCTAAAGACCACAGAACGCACCCTGTAATAGAACTGAGTGAAGCTTCagacaaaagtaaacaacatgCCACAGAACTTCTAGCAGAACTAAGACAGAGAATCAAAACCTTCAACAATGCCATTCAAGAAATAGACATGTCCCGTAAGACACTAGACTCTATGTTTGCTGctaccaaagagaaaatcacAAAGAAGGCTGATGAGGAGATTGCCAAGGTAGCTGCCGGGATCAGAGCGGAGAAGCAGAAACTGATGCAAGAGGCAGAACAGATTTATGAAGACAGAGTCAagacaatggaaactgcacgAGCTACAAACAGCAAAGAGATAAACAAAGCAGAGCACAAGCAGGATGAGGTAAATCAACTCATGGATCAACGGATCAAGATTGTACATCACATAGAACAACTCTTACAAGAGCTCAAAGAATACAGAGAGAAGAAATCAACAAAAGTAACAGATGGGTTGATTTATATGGACTTTAAAGAAGACCAGAACTCTCTAGGGAGACTGGTGCTGAAAGATGACCAAGTAGAATCAACAAATTCTGCTCAGGCTAGAAAGCCACCATTTCAATCCATGAAACACTTCAAACAAGATAAATGGACATTACAACaagaaattaataaatacatgAAACAACAGATGGTGGAGATTAGTGCAAGGGATGTTGCAGCATACTCTAACAGTGATATTGTTGTGGCAGATTGGAATAATACCAGCTTGATTACAATACCAGCAGAGAGCAACCCTCAATCCTATGTTGTCTCACAAAAACTATCAATCCAAGGTATTACCAAACCAATCAGTTTGGCTGTGAATAAAAATGATGAGCTCATTGTTCTATATGATGAAACAGTCAAGATCTTCAGCAGGAATTATCAGCTCCTCCATCAGTTCAATCCAGGCAGTAAACCATCATGTATTGCAGTGGATGACAACAATCTGATAGCAGTGGGTTATCTTGTCAATGGAAAGATCTCCCTACACAAACCAGATGGATCCCTCATCAGAAGACTGTCTGCTCCTCGAATTGGTGGATACTTGACTAACCACCAACAGCAACTCATCTACACCACCACCAACCGGAAAGTCAATAAGTTGGTATCAGTAACCTACTATGGTGGAATGGTATTCTCAGTAGATATCAATCAGTCTGGGTGGCCTTATGGTGTGTGTTGTGACAAGGATGGTAGCATCTATGTTGCTGTACAGAGAGACCCATTCTCATCATCAGGTAATATCCATCATTATAGTCCTGATGGCAAGTACATTGGATGTATCATCAAGGATTGTGCTTGTCCCTTAGGTCTCACATTTGCACCAGCTGGTGATCTGGTTGTGGCTACAAACAGTTCAGTTCAAATCTATCAGCATGAGTAA
- the LOC139949501 gene encoding uncharacterized protein, with amino-acid sequence MLYSSVKYYSTFQQILPIRMASNVTAQSLLAEISQGHLECPICSGRFKQPKLLECSHSFCHKCLQQLREKGPSTTRLSCPVCRQETLLKQNDIDGLKADFKTLSLIEAFEKQETQLKQLLEKEFVTKCSKHTDKDLIMFCNSCKKLICTTCISKDHQSHSLIEINEASDKCKQSATELVAELRQRIKTYNIAIQEIDMSRKTLDFMFAATKEKITKKADEEIAKEAARIREEKQKLMQEAEQIYKDRVKTMETARATNSKEINKAEHKQDEVNQLMDQQIKIVHQIEQLLQDLKVYREKKSTKVPDGLSYMDFKEGQNSLGRLVLKDEQQVQSATSAQAKKPTFQFMKFFKKDKWTLKTEMSKYKNMTQQMVKIDAWDVAAYSNRVIVVALRDNTSLIKIPAESNPQSYVVSQELPIQGLTGPISVSVDKNDELIVLDNRTVKIFNRNYQLLHQFNPGSRPSCIAVDDNNLIAVGYYTKVEMSLHKPDGSIIRTLPAPGIGRYLTTYKQRLIYTTWKSRKLVSITYNGGMVFTVDINQAGWPLGVCCDKDGSIYVAVRTGHYSSSGEIHHYSPDGKYIGCIIKDCAALNGLTFTPAGDLVVATDKSVQIYQHE; translated from the exons ATGCTATATTCTTCTGTCAAATActa CTCAACATTTCAGCAAATACTTCCAATCAGAATGGCATCCAATGTAACAGCTCAGTCACTGCTAGCAGAGATAAGTCAGGGTCATCTTGAATGTCCAATTTGCAGTGGACGCTTCAAGCAACCCAAACTACTGGAGTGTTCTCATTCATTTTGTCATAAATGCCTTCAACAACTCAGAGAGAAGGGTCCAAGTACTACAAGGCTTTCATGTCCAGTGTGTAGACAGGAAActctgttaaaacaaaatgacattgaCGGTCTGAAAGCAGACTTTAAAACACTTTCTTTGATAGAAGCTTTTGAAAAACAGGAAACCCAACTGAAACAACTTCTTGAAAAAGAATTTGTTACCAAATGTAGCAAGCATACTGACAAAGATCTGATTATGTTTTGTAACAGTTGCAAAAAGTTGATATGCACAACTTGCATTTCAAAAGACCATCAATCTCATTCTCTGATTGAAATTAATGAAGCTTCAGACAAATGCAAACAAAGCGCCACAGAACTTGTAGCAGAATTAAGACAGAGAATAAAAACCTACAACATTGCTATTCAAGAAATAGACATGTCCCGTAAGACACTAGACTTTATGTTTGCTGctaccaaagagaaaatcacCAAGAAGGCTGATGAGGAGATTGCCAAAGAGGCTGCCAGGATCAGAGAGGAGAAGCAGAAACTGATGCAAGAGGCAGAACAGATTTATAAAGACAGAGTCAagacaatggaaactgcacgAGCTACAAACAGCAAAGAGATAAACAAAGCAGAGCACAAGCAGGATGAGGTAAATCAACTCATGGATCAACAGATCAAGATTGTACATCAGATTGAACAACTCTTACAAGACCTCAAAGTATACAGAGAGAAGAAATCAACAAAAGTACCAGATGGGTTGAGTTATATGGACTTTAAAGAAGGCCAGAACTCACTAGGGAGACTGGTACTGAAAGATGAACAACAAGTACAATCAGCAACTTCTGCTCAGGCTAAAAAGCCAACATTTCAATTCATGAAATTCTTCAAAAAAGATAAGTGgacattaaaaacagaaatgagTAAATACAAGAACATGACACAACAGATGGTGAAGATTGATGCATGGGATGTTGCTGCATACTCTAATAGAGTTATTGTTGTGGCACTTAGGGATAATACCAGCTTGATTAAAATACCAGCAGAGAGCAACCCTCAATCCTATGTTGTCTCACAAGAACTACCAATCCAAGGTCTTACCGGACCAATCAGTGTGTCTGTGGATAAGAATGATGAGCTCATTGTTTTAGATAATAGAACAGTCAAGATCTTCAACAGGAATTATCAGCTCCTCCATCAGTTCAATCCAGGCAGTAGACCATCATGTATTGCAGTGGATGACAACAATCTGATAGCAGTGGGTTATTATACCAAGGTAGAGATGTCTCTACACAAACCAGATGGATCCATCATCAGAACGCTGCCTGCTCCAGGGATTGGTAGATACTTGACTACCTACAAACAGAGACTTATCTACACCACCTGGAAAAGCAGAAAGTTAGTATCAATAACCTACAATGGTGGAATGGTATTCACAGTAGATATCAATCAGGCTGGGTGGCCTCTTGGTGTGTGTTGTGACAAGGATGGTAGCATCTATGTCGCTGTAAGGACAGGACACTACTCATCATCAGGTGAGATCCATCATTACAGTCCTGATGGCAAGTACATCGGATGTATCATCAAGGATTGTGCTGCTCTCAATGGTCTCACATTCACACCTGCTGGTGATCTGGTTGTGGCTACAGACAAATCAGTTCAAATCTATCAGCATGAGTAA